A single region of the Variovorax paradoxus genome encodes:
- a CDS encoding cell division protein ZipA C-terminal FtsZ-binding domain-containing protein, which yields MSNLTLALAILGGLVLAAVVAYNTVTSRRNAPRQPDAASDDFSDADRSPASAADGVEPMLHIDPHQMPPGQERHEPLFDPDLPAPGASPLPTAERRGGLDPLIDVIAPVSLDGLASGDAAIAAMPPTRRAGSKPVAIEGLNEHTGQWEPPVAGQRYSAFQVGVQLANRTGALNEIEYSEFVVKAQAFADAVNGALEFPEMLDEVARARELDQFASAHDAQLGFVLRALHAAWSPGYVQQNAARLGFVAGIIPGRMVLPTSEVGLPPILGLSFDTQAALADDPAQSAIRELSLSLDVPQVDRAEQPFRRMREAAATLAREMDGVVTDSDGQLLREETMDVIGADLEQLYDTLESRDLAAGSPLARRLFS from the coding sequence ATGAGCAATCTCACTCTCGCCCTGGCCATCCTCGGCGGCCTCGTTCTCGCGGCCGTCGTGGCCTACAACACCGTCACATCGCGCCGCAATGCACCGCGGCAGCCCGACGCCGCCAGCGACGATTTTTCCGATGCGGACCGTTCGCCGGCGTCCGCGGCCGACGGCGTGGAGCCGATGCTGCACATCGATCCGCACCAGATGCCTCCGGGTCAAGAGCGGCATGAGCCCTTGTTCGACCCTGATCTGCCGGCGCCCGGCGCAAGCCCGCTGCCTACCGCCGAGCGGCGCGGCGGACTCGATCCGCTCATCGACGTGATCGCTCCGGTGTCGCTGGACGGCCTTGCATCGGGCGATGCGGCCATCGCGGCCATGCCGCCCACCCGCCGCGCAGGCAGCAAGCCTGTTGCCATTGAAGGCCTGAACGAGCACACCGGGCAATGGGAACCGCCAGTGGCGGGCCAGCGCTACAGCGCCTTCCAGGTCGGCGTGCAGTTGGCCAACCGCACCGGCGCGCTCAACGAAATCGAGTATTCCGAATTCGTGGTGAAGGCGCAGGCCTTTGCCGATGCCGTGAACGGCGCGCTCGAGTTTCCCGAAATGCTCGACGAAGTGGCGCGTGCGCGCGAGCTCGACCAGTTTGCCAGTGCGCACGATGCGCAGCTGGGCTTTGTGCTGCGCGCGCTGCACGCGGCCTGGAGCCCCGGCTACGTGCAGCAGAACGCGGCGCGGCTGGGCTTTGTGGCGGGCATCATTCCTGGCCGCATGGTGCTGCCGACCAGCGAAGTCGGGCTGCCGCCGATTCTCGGGCTGTCGTTCGACACCCAGGCCGCGCTGGCCGACGATCCAGCGCAGTCGGCCATTCGCGAACTGAGCCTGAGCCTGGACGTTCCGCAGGTCGACCGCGCCGAGCAGCCATTCCGCCGCATGCGCGAAGCCGCCGCCACACTGGCGCGCGAAATGGACGGCGTAGTGACCGACAGCGACGGGCAGTTGCTGCGCGAGGAAACCATGGACGTGATCGGCGCCGACCTCGAGCAGCTCTACGACACGCTCGAGTCGCGCGACCTCGCCGCCGGTTCGCCTTTGGCGCGACGCCTCTTCAGCTGA
- the ligA gene encoding NAD-dependent DNA ligase LigA, whose translation MTTRDEAAREAAALSEQLHKHAHLYYVLDAPELPDAEYDKLFQRLQAIEAEFPDLRTPDSPTQRVGGKVLEGFVKVRHKVPMLSIRTETDISPGGASAFDARVRKELGLAEDGPQVEYVCELKFDGLAMNLRYENGVLVQAATRGDGEVGEDVTQNIRTVRDIPLRLNGKAPPVVEVRGEVYMKRADFDALNERQREKIAAGQKNEKVFVNPRNAAAGAVRQLDPAIAAARPLSFFAYGLGEVTPANEGGPDFPTQFDWLQQFDAWGFPVAKQTARARGAIELIAFHENIGRQRDALPYDIDGVVYKVDSLELQRQLGFVSREPRWAVAHKYPAQEQLTEVLGIEVQVGRTGKLTPVAKLAPVFVGGVTVTNATLHNEDEARRKDVRVGDQVIVRRAGDVIPEVVGVVPESLAKPEGERGPLFTMPRQCPVCGSEALREEGEVDYRCTGGLFCGAQRKEAILHFAARRAVDIDGLGDKLVEQLVDANLIRTLPDLYRLGFTTLAGLDRMAEKSAKNLVDALEASKKTTLPRFLFGLGIRHVGESTAKDLAKHFGKLDAIMDATEEQLLEVNDVGPVVAQSLRTFFDQPHNREVVEQLRACGLTWEEGEPAARAPKPLAGLTFVITGTLPTLSRDEAKDKLEAAGAKVAGSVSKKTNYLVAGEEAGSKLDKARELGVNVIDEAGMLEILASGVPG comes from the coding sequence ATGACAACGCGCGACGAAGCGGCACGCGAAGCCGCCGCACTGAGCGAACAGCTCCACAAGCACGCCCACCTTTACTACGTGCTCGACGCGCCCGAACTGCCTGACGCCGAGTACGACAAGCTGTTCCAGCGGCTGCAAGCCATCGAAGCCGAATTTCCCGACCTGCGGACGCCCGATTCACCCACGCAGCGTGTCGGCGGCAAGGTGCTCGAAGGCTTCGTGAAGGTGCGCCACAAGGTGCCGATGCTGTCGATTCGCACCGAGACCGACATCTCGCCCGGCGGCGCCAGCGCTTTCGATGCGCGGGTGCGCAAGGAACTGGGACTGGCTGAAGACGGGCCTCAGGTCGAATACGTCTGCGAGCTCAAATTCGACGGCCTCGCCATGAACCTGCGCTACGAGAACGGCGTGCTGGTGCAGGCCGCAACGCGCGGAGACGGCGAGGTGGGCGAAGACGTCACGCAGAACATCCGCACGGTGCGCGATATTCCGCTGCGGCTCAACGGCAAGGCGCCGCCCGTGGTCGAGGTGCGCGGCGAGGTTTACATGAAGCGCGCCGACTTCGACGCGCTCAACGAACGCCAGCGCGAGAAGATCGCGGCCGGTCAAAAGAACGAGAAGGTGTTCGTCAATCCGCGCAACGCGGCGGCCGGTGCGGTGCGCCAGCTCGATCCGGCCATTGCCGCAGCGCGCCCGTTGAGCTTTTTTGCCTACGGCCTCGGCGAGGTCACGCCGGCCAACGAGGGTGGTCCGGATTTTCCGACGCAGTTCGACTGGCTGCAGCAGTTCGACGCATGGGGTTTCCCGGTGGCCAAGCAGACGGCGCGCGCGAGGGGCGCGATCGAATTGATCGCGTTCCACGAGAACATCGGCCGCCAGCGCGATGCCTTGCCCTACGACATCGACGGCGTGGTCTACAAGGTCGACAGCCTGGAGCTGCAGCGGCAGCTCGGCTTCGTTTCGCGCGAGCCGCGCTGGGCCGTGGCGCATAAATACCCGGCGCAGGAACAACTCACCGAGGTGCTCGGCATCGAGGTGCAGGTGGGCCGCACCGGCAAGCTCACGCCGGTGGCCAAGCTCGCACCCGTGTTCGTCGGCGGTGTGACCGTGACCAACGCCACGCTGCACAACGAGGACGAGGCACGCCGCAAGGACGTGCGCGTGGGCGACCAGGTCATCGTGCGACGCGCGGGCGACGTGATCCCCGAAGTGGTCGGCGTGGTCCCCGAGAGCCTGGCCAAGCCCGAGGGCGAGCGCGGCCCGCTGTTCACCATGCCGCGGCAGTGCCCGGTGTGCGGGTCGGAAGCGCTGCGCGAAGAGGGCGAGGTCGATTACCGCTGCACGGGCGGCCTGTTCTGCGGCGCCCAGCGCAAGGAAGCCATCCTGCACTTTGCGGCTCGGCGCGCGGTTGACATCGACGGGCTCGGCGACAAGCTGGTCGAGCAATTGGTCGACGCCAACCTGATCCGCACCTTGCCCGATCTATACAGGCTTGGCTTCACCACCTTGGCGGGCCTGGACCGCATGGCGGAGAAGTCGGCCAAGAACCTTGTCGACGCGCTCGAAGCATCGAAGAAGACCACGCTGCCGCGCTTCCTGTTCGGGCTGGGGATCCGGCATGTGGGCGAAAGCACCGCGAAGGACCTGGCCAAGCATTTCGGCAAGCTCGACGCGATCATGGACGCGACCGAAGAACAGTTGCTAGAGGTCAACGACGTGGGCCCGGTGGTGGCGCAAAGCCTGCGCACCTTCTTCGACCAACCGCATAACCGCGAAGTGGTCGAGCAACTGCGCGCCTGCGGCCTGACATGGGAAGAAGGCGAACCCGCCGCCCGCGCGCCCAAACCGCTGGCGGGACTGACCTTCGTCATCACCGGCACCCTTCCTACGCTCAGCAGGGACGAAGCAAAGGACAAACTGGAAGCAGCCGGCGCCAAGGTGGCTGGTTCCGTCAGCAAGAAGACCAACTACCTGGTTGCGGGCGAGGAGGCCGGCAGCAAGCTGGACAAGGCCCGCGAGCTCGGCGTGAACGTGATCGACGAGGCGGGTATGCTGGAGATACTCGCCAGCGGCGTGCCAGGCTGA
- the def gene encoding peptide deformylase, translating to MAIREILKMGDPRLLRVAQPVAAFDTDELHLLVRDMFETMIAVNGAGLAAPQIGVDQQLVIFGTDVVNPRYPDAPPVPRTVLLNPVITPIGDEEEEGWEGCLSVPGLRGVVPRFSSIRYTGFDPYGDPIDRTVSGFHARVVQHEVDHLLGKLYPMRVRDFSRFGYTDVLFPGLDANDDD from the coding sequence ATGGCCATTCGCGAAATCCTGAAAATGGGCGACCCCCGGCTGCTGCGCGTTGCGCAGCCGGTGGCCGCTTTCGACACCGACGAGCTGCACCTGCTGGTGCGCGATATGTTCGAGACCATGATTGCGGTCAACGGGGCCGGGTTGGCCGCACCGCAGATCGGCGTTGATCAGCAGCTCGTCATTTTCGGCACCGACGTCGTCAATCCGCGCTACCCCGATGCGCCGCCGGTGCCCCGCACGGTGCTGCTGAATCCCGTCATCACGCCGATCGGCGACGAGGAAGAAGAGGGCTGGGAAGGGTGCCTTTCGGTGCCGGGCCTTCGCGGCGTGGTGCCGCGCTTTTCGAGCATCCGCTATACCGGCTTCGATCCATATGGCGATCCGATCGACCGGACCGTGAGCGGTTTTCATGCGCGCGTGGTGCAGCATGAGGTCGATCACCTGCTTGGCAAGCTCTATCCGATGCGGGTGCGCGACTTTTCGCGTTTCGGCTACACCGACGTCTTGTTTCCTGGGCTCGACGCGAACGACGACGACTGA